A window of the Diabrotica undecimpunctata isolate CICGRU chromosome 1, icDiaUnde3, whole genome shotgun sequence genome harbors these coding sequences:
- the LOC140448228 gene encoding uncharacterized protein, which translates to MFGLTTFYFAVKVVFTKITTYFAKDKVSKRKHRTGIHIAASEGDIDAVRNSVKDGANIYAKCKHNFGNRPIHTAAEGGHPIIIEYFLQQGVSVDIVNNAGETPLHIAALYNKPKAIEYLISNKANIHKKDNCNRTALHLAAMNGSADALCLLIKKGANLNGKDRYGWSPMYLAATAGSVECIQMLLENKAICKLKSKSNAYSPVHRAAESDQIKVVNFFLKQGIPVDFETVNGYTLLHAACRYGNMEIVEYLLQSGADVNRKTEPEGATPLYFALKYCNPETAELLINNGAHLEYDDNKYGLLAVLKSLCMMRPRGYFEPSKLIIKFLLLLNQRFDDYIDLMNQIFWQPFFPYLVTYYKDCQLEIYQMKNHFMENFDISLHQLILDSFNPNKMVRYLRHENIKKDIKNIDIYIEHYPSYMTIKPVIDFNIKRGQNIITLLAKADAVMEQFVPSLPFECRQKILEYLSVADLKNVKAMSKINKTSC; encoded by the coding sequence ATGTTTGGATTAACCACATTTTATTTTGCTGTAAAAGTAGTATTTACGAAAATTACGACATATTTCGCAAAAGACAAAGTTTCTAAACGAAAGCATCGAACAGGTATACATATTGCAGCGAGTGAAGGAGATATTGACGCAGTTAGGAATTCAGTAAAAGATGGAGCAAATATCTATGCTAAATGTAAACACAACTTTGGAAATCGTCCAATTCATACTGCTGCGGAGGGTGGACATCCTATcatcatagaatattttttacaaCAAGGAGTGTCTGTAGATATTGTCAATAATGCAGGAGAGACACCTTTACACATCGCTGCTTTATATAATAAGCCTAAAGCGATAGAATATTTGATCTCAAACAAagcaaatatacataaaaaagatAACTGCAACAGGACTGCTCTTCATTTGGCTGCAATGAATGGTAGCGCCGATGCTTTATGTCTTCTAATTAAAAAGGGAGCTAACTTGAATGGTAAAGATCGTTATGGTTGGTCTCCAATGTATTTAGCTGCTACCGCCGGTTCTGTAGAATGCATACAGATGCTTTTAGAGAACAAAGCTATCTGCAAACTTAAATCTAAATCTAATGCATACAGTCCAGTGCACCGGGCGGCAGAAAGTGACCAAATAAAAGTAGTCAACTTTTTTCTTAAACAGGGGATACCTGTAGATTTTGAGACAGTAAATGGTTACACTCTCTTACATGCAGCTTGTAGGTATGGTAATATGGAAATAGTTGAATATCTACTTCAAAGTGGGGCAGACGTTAACAGAAAAACGGAACCAGAAGGAGCTACGCCCTTATATTTTGCCTTAAAATATTGCAATCCAGAAACTGCAGAACTTTTGATTAACAATGGTGCTCATTTGGAATACGACGACAATAAATATGGGTTACTAgcagttttaaaatctttgtGTATGATGAGACCAAGGGGATATTTTGAGCCTTCAAAATTGATCATAAAATTTCTTTTACTCCTCAATCAACGTTTTGATGACTACATTGATCTCATGAATCAAATATTTTGGCAACCGTTCTTTCCATATTTAGTAACATATTACAAAGATTGTCAACTTGAAATTTATCAAATGAAAAATCATTTCATGGAGAATTTTGATATTTCATTACACCAATTAATTTTGGATTCGTTCAACCCCAATAAAATGGTCCGTTATTTACGtcatgaaaatataaaaaaggatatcaaaaatattgacatataTATCGAACACTACCCATCATATATGACTATTAAACCTGTGATAGACTTTAATATTAAAAGAGGTCAAAATATTATTACTTTGTTAGCAAAAGCTGATGCAGTCATGGAACAATTTGTTCCTTCTTTGCCATTTGAATGtagacaaaaaatattagaatatttaaGTGTTGCTGATCTCAAAAATGTAAAAGCAATGTCTAAGATTAATAAAACTTCCTGTTAA